A window of Candidatus Nitrospira allomarina genomic DNA:
GCCATTCGGGCGAAAGCTAACAATGTCATGGTCAGTTATACCAATATGGTCGGAGGACAGGATGAATTGGTCTTTGATGGGAATAGTCTCGTCATGGATTCCACCGGGGTGGTCCTTGCGCGGGCAAAAGCCTTTAAAGAAGATCTCTTGCTGACCGACCTTCAGATCCCTTCAACACCAAAGGGGAAATTGAAAAGGACTGGAAAAGCATCCGAAGTTGATGGTGAAGATATTCGGGTTCCGATGATCCGCATGGGGTGGACGCCGAGGTGGCCGAAGTCCGGCGCTCCAGGTGTCAGAAGGCTCACACCGGTGCTGGGTGAGTTAGAGGAGATATACCGGGCACTCGTGCTAGGAGTACAAGATTATGTGAGGAAGAATGCCTTCTCAAGGGTTCTTGTCGGTATCAGCGGAGGGATTGATTCGGCTTTGACGGCATTGATTGCCCGAGATGCCTTGGGTGCGTCCAATGTGATGGGTGTAATGATGCCATCCCCCTATACTTCTAGGGAAAGTCGTGTGGATGCTCGTCAGCTAGGGAGAAAATTGGAAATCGAGATGCGGCATCTTTCAATAACGAGAGTGTTCAGGGTTTTGCTTGGGGTGCTGGGCAAGTCCATGCAGGGTTTTCAGGCTGACACGACGGAAGAAAATTTGCAAGCTCGCATCCGAGGAACACTGCTGATGGCTCTTTCCAATAAATTTGGGTATTTAGTATTGACCACGGGAAATAAAAGCGAAATGAGTGTGGGATATGCCACGCTCTACGGCGATATGGCTGGTGGGTTTGCCGTGATCAAAGACATTCCCAAAACGAAGGTGTATGAGCTTTCCCGCTGGCGAAGTGAGTATAAAGGCCCTGATTTTGACCGGGTGATTATTCCTGAAAGAATTCAGGTGCGTGCTCCTTCGGCTGAGTTGAGGCCCGATCAGACGGATCAGGATACCCTCCCTCCCTATCCGGTCTTAGATGCAATCCTACAAGCCTATGTTGAGGACAATGAGTCAGTGGGCAGAATTGTGAAGATGGGCTATGATTCTCATATTGTGCGAACGGTCATGGGGATGGTAGATCGGAGCGAATACAAGCGTCGACAAGCGCCAGTGGGCATTAAAATTACCTCGAGAGCGTTAGGAAAGGATCGGCGCATGCCGATTACGAACCGATATTTTTCTGGAGCTTAACCTGAATGTGTGACATGGTGAGTGCTTGCGGGATTTGCCCTCGATGAGTGAAGGGATGTCTTTGCCCCCAACCGGTTTGACGGAACACAAGGACTCCTCTCTGGGGCTTCATGTTCTCCAGTCCCAGCGCGAGGTTCTGCGACAACGCTTAATTGAAGGGGCGACCGGCAGTGAGATCACCCAGAATTTTTCGGATTTCATGGATGCTTTACTGATCGCGCGATTTCGGGAGGTCATTCAGCAAGGCAATGCAGGCGTGCGAGCTGGATGGCAGCAATGCTGTTTAGTGGCCATGGGGGGGTATGGGCGGCGGGAGTTAGCTCCCTATTCCGACATTGATGTGATGATTCTCACTCTGGGCAATCAAAGTGAAGTTGCTGAGGCACTGTCTACCGGAGTCTTTCACCGGCTTTGGGATCTTGGGTTTCAAGTTGGGCATAGTGTGCGGTCCATAGCAGAATGTCTGACGATTGCGGAAGTCGATCTGGCGGTATGTACCTCACTGATGGAATCACGATTTCTTATCGGCAGTGCTTTAGTGTTTCAGGAATTTCAACGAAAATTTGAACGTCGGATCATTAAGAAACGGGCGCAACGGTTTGTTCTGGATAAAATTCACGAGCGTGAAAGAGAGTATGCCAAATTTGGTGAGACTGTCTTTATGCTGGAACCGAATATTAAAAAAAGTAAGGGTGGGCTTCGGGATCTGCATTTGCTGCAGTGGGTTGGGCAGGCCCGGTATGGAGCGGGGACGATTCAAGAACTCTCGAATCGGGGAATAATTGCTATTCAGGATTATCAGGTTCTGCAAGAAGCACAGGAATTTCTTTGGCGAGTTCGGTGTTTTTTACATTTTGAAGCGGGACGGGCTCAAGATATCCTCACGTTCGACGATCAGGTTCGGCTCTCTGCACTTTGGGGTTTTGTGGATCATCCCCATTTGTTAGCCGTTGAGCAATTTATGCAAGTGTATTTCCGTCATACGACCGGGTTGTTTGACCGTGGTCGGCGATTTCTTGATCAAGCCAGGGAGGGATCCTGGTTGGATCGGGTTCGACAATGGTGGCCTCCGCCATTAATTGAAGGGCACTTCCGTATTCTGGAGAATCGCCTGACAATTCAAACGGATAAACTCCTTGAGGTGATGGAGAGCCCCATGTTGCTTCTGAGGTTATTTGAAATCTCTCATCGTCAAGCAGTCCCCATCGATTCCCGCATTCTCAATGAATTGTCTCAGCACATGGGAACCCTACCCAATGAGTTGTTTCATACCAAGCCTGTGAGTCGGCTTTTTCGGCATATTCTGTCAAACCCTGGTCGGATAGCTCAAATTCTTGAGGCCATGCATCAGGCTAGTCTACTGGAAAAACTTGTTCCCGCTTTCTCCCGAGTACGTGGCCTCATGCAGTTCAATCAATATCATAAATACACGGTCGATGAGCACAGTCTGCTCGCAGTGAGGGAAGCGGAGCGGCTTCAACATCATCAAGGGGTCATAGGAGAGGTTTACCGAAACATCGTTGATAAAGACATTTTGCATCTGGCGCTCTTGCTGCATGATTTAGGCAAAGGGCGTCCTGGGGATCATAGTGAAGTCGGTCAGGAGATTGCCCATTTAACAGCTGATCGGTTGGATTTATCTGAGAAGGAACGGCAGACTCTCGCTTTCCTGGTTCGCCATCACTTGCAGATGTCTCATACGGCTTTTCGTCGAGATCTTAACGATCCTAAAACCATTGTCACATTTGCCCGGTTGGTAAAGACTGTCGGGATGCTTCAAAAGCTGTTTATTCTGACTATTGCAGATATATCAGCGGTGGGACCAGAGGTGATGACGAAATGGAAAGAGTCCTTATTAGGGGAATTGTATTCCCTGACTTACGCAGAGCTTGCCGGGGATGCGGGTCCATCGTATGCCGGTGATGGGAATAAGAATATTTCGCCAGAAGATCGGGACCAACTTATCAAGATTTTAAAGGCCGATCGAAGCGAGGGACATTCTCCGGAACCCGACTGGTCGGAATGGGTGAATGCCAAACTTCAACAACTCCCCAGCCGGTACGTTCAGTCGACACCGGTTGACCAAATGGCGGCGTACCTCCTAGCCATTCGTTCTCTCCCTGTCAAGCCGACTCATGTGGAAGCCCGTTTCAATAAGGCATCGGGTGTTACGGAGTATGTGCTGATCACCCGTGAACAGACCAAACCAGGTGTTTTTATGCAGGTGGCCGGAGTGTTAGCGGCCATGGGTTTGCAGGTATTGGAAGCGCAAATTATGACACTGAAGGATGGCACGGTATGGGATGTGTTCTCGGTACATGATTCAGATTATGAAGGGCCGCCATCTGTCGAACGCCTAGAGGAGGTGGCAAATGAAATTCAAGAGGTCGTGGAGGGAAGGCAATCAGTTCACCAAATGATTGAACGACGACGGCGCATGGCCTTTGGTCGTCCGTTTCCTACAGGCCGGCATCCCACGGAAGTTCATATTGATCATGGGGTCTCAGATGCCTTTACGGTGATTGACCTCTTTGCCGATGACAAGCAAGGGTTGCTCTTTGTGATTGCCAAAACGCTGGTTCAATTTGGGTCTTTCAATTCATATGGCCAGAATCGGGACCAGGTTAGATCAGGTGGCCGATGTTTTTTATGTGACCAATTTTCAGGGAGAAAAAATTCTTTCCGGTGAGGACTGTGAGCAAATTCAACGTACTCTTCACGCCGCGGTTGATCTTTTTCTGGATGAATAGTTTAGGTCGTTCGTTCGTAGATGCACTATTTGCCGGGGTGGGGAGAGGAGCATTTGGCATAGATTAGATTTTTTAGCCACAAACCAGCTATAGACCACTACGCATTGTCACAAATTCTTCAGAAGGTTTAAATGCACGGGAGAGTGTTTTCGGAAATTCCCTGATCGTCAGGGTTGTGAATTAATGATTGGCCACACTGCCTGGTATGTTCCTCCAATTCCCCTGGTTGATAACTAGATGTAGCCGCAAACATTTGAAGTGTGCAATTGGACAATAGAGGATGAATGCAGAAAGAATTTCTCTACGTGAGAAGAAGTGTGTGAGGAATTCCCGCAGATTAACCTTCATAACAAATAGGCCATTGTGGAAAAATGACGCCTCATCCAAGAGATCAGAAGGTAGAGCCTTGGCTTTGATCCGGATCGGTAGTTATGCCACGAGCGCATTCGTGGCGACATGGGCAAAGATGAGACTGGTCAGGTCCAGGTATTGGCTCATTCCGTACGGGGTACCAGGGGTCTGCCGTGGCACAGTGGTTGCGATGAACTCACCCTCTCTGAAAAATAACCTATTTTCTCCAATAGAGCATTAGACGATCTCATGGATGACGTGGGCGTGCCGATGGCCTCTGGTTTTGACCGTTTCCCTTAGGGCGGCTAAGGCCTGGGAAGTAATGGCAGATCCGCAATTCGTACAGCACCAAAAGGCTCCGGTGGGTGCAAGTGTACTGTTCTGGCATTGGGGACAACGTTGGAATGACATTGTTGATTCCTTTCTTAAAGTAATTCGTGTCAAAAGTCAGCATCAAAGAAAGTAGGGGACCCAGGAGTGCGGGTGGGCCCCCCACTAGCTTGGAGAGGAGAAGAGCCCTCTCCGGGATAGACCGACAGTTTGGTTAATGTAGACCTCATGGTAAATAAATATTGATGTCGTATGATAAAATCGTGGTTGCGTAATTGTGCCATCTGTCCGTCCTCATCCAAGATCTTCCCCGAGGCTGCGAGAGTATCCCGAAGCCACCTTGAGAGGTGGTTGAAGATTGACAAACATAGGAGAGTTTTTGGACTGAGGAGTTGAGAAAATCATTCGCCCCGTGTTCGTTTGCATAAAACGGGTTACCACCACCTCAACCGCTTGACCAACCAGAGTCGCACCGTGGTCGACGACGACCATCGTTCCATCATCTAGATGGGCAATACCCTGCTCCTGCCCCTGGCCCTCTTTGTGAATGAAGACACGTATGGTTTCCCCAGGCAATACCAAAGGGCGTAATTGGTAGGTTAAATCGTTCACGTTGAGTGAGAACACACCTTGAACTGATGCGACTTTTGCCAGATTCCAATCGTTGGTCACGATCTTGGCTTCACGGTTTTTGGCTATGGCGATGAGTTGATGGTCAACCGCTAATATGTCGGGTTCCCAATCCTCGATTATCACCACGTCCAGATTGGGCAGTTTCTGCAGTTGGGATAAGATATCCAGCCCACGCTTCCCCTTAATTCGTTTAGAGGGGTGAGCGGAGTCGGCTAATGTTTGGAGCTCATGCAGAATACTTTTGGGAACCAAGAAAGGACCTTCCAAAAAGCCTGTGGTGCAGAGAGGTAGTATTCGGCCATCGATTATGGCGCTAGAATCCAGCAATTTTTGAACGGTGTTCGATGGGATTAGCGAACCGTGAGGAGAGGAATTTCTTTGTAGTTCAGCTTTTGGGGTCAGTGACAGGATGTTGGAGATGTGGATACCAACCATCATTCCGATGTACGGACAGAGAAGAAAGACAGGGAGCCCGATCCACGGGGTAAGAGAAGACATCACGAGCAGCCCTGTTCCCATTCCCATGATCAATACAAAACCGATCCCCGCCAAGGCAACGATGAGGCCAATACTACCACCAATCAAGGTAGAGCGGTGACATGCGGTCAAATGTCGTTCTAACCATAGAGCCAGGCAGCCGACTGCTAAGCCTGTGGCTCCCCAGAGAACAATGTTTGGAAGGGCATCGGTCCACTGAGACGGAGCATGACCAAGGCCACCATACATTCCCACGCTTAGACAAAAAAGGAGATACATCCATTGATGAATGGAAAGAGATTGGGATTTTGAAAAGGAGGCAAACGCAGAGTCTGGCGCAATCATTTAAAAGTTTCTCCTTCAAGGGTCGGTACAAAATTCACTCGTTGGGGGAGGAGTTTCAGCCTGTTGGAGCCTCAAATGATGAACAGTGCTGCAGAAGATGGTCGGAGTTAAGCCTCGACTTAGGATCAGCTTGGGCGGATCTCCGACAGAATTCACTTTCTGCAACCTCCAGCACGGTGGTGATACCTCGAAGGTTCAGGTCATGGAACAAGCGAAATTGTAGGCAGCAGCGATGGTCAAAAAATAATGTTTCGCATCGATGGGGCGGTAGAGAGGCTGCGAGGTGTAGGATACGTCCCAAACGATTGATTGGATCAGTCAAAAAGGGGAGACCAAAAGTCTGAGGAGGACGACACCAGGAATTCCCAAGAAACGCGTTGTTCGGTACTAAGGCCGCGAGCATGACCTTTTCTGCATGAAACCGGTTGAGCTGTTGTTCCAGCAACCATGCATCGTTTTCAGTACAGGCAGGTAAGGAGCAGAGCACAAATTGGGTTCCCTGAAAGGCTGTCAGGGGAAGATACTCCCATCTGCCATTTAGCAAGCATGGGGTTTTCCACATTGGTGCCCGTGTTCCGATCTTCATGCTGTTCCCTCCTTTACAATCAGTAAAAACATTCTGGGTCCGAGTCAATTAGGCATTGCAATGTTGCGTCCGGACATTCGTGAGCATTCGGGTTGGAGTGCCAAAATTGGATTTTTTATGATTTTGATATCAAATATCATTATCATTTAATGATACATAAAAACAAAAAGATTTGTCAATTTTGTTGATTTTCATTTGAGCAAGAAGCAAGGATTAAAATTTTTTCGGCCAGGTTTAACGGGTTGTAACGGCTGTCATTCTCTATTCCATCCGGTCACAATATTCTGCTTGCATAAAAAGCTTCCTCTTCTTTTTTGAAACGTTTGGTTAGAGGGGACGTCTTAATTCTGGTCATACCTACCTTGCTCATCCTCGCCGGCTTGACGTTCAATTTCTCCCATCTCTGTTATTGGCCCTCACGACCATTTAAAAGGGTGAAGAAAAAAATAATCAGGAATACCATCTTTCGTACGATCATTAGGTAATGGACGTGAGGTCATTGGGAAGGAATCGCAAAACATGGCATGAATCGGATCTCCCGCTTGAACATTGGCCATGATTAAGCTTTGCCAACCAAAACCGATCAAATTCATTAAACAGATCTGCAGCCAACTTTCCCATTCTTCAGTCCATCCAACTGGTCTCATTGGCTTATGAGCAGTATGATTCGGGGCCATGCCCACAGACCAATGATGCTGAGAAAAACGATTCCCAAGGATACCGACAAACTGATGAACACGGGCTTTTCCCCTTCGACGATAAATGAGTCTCGTTTCATGAGATGTTCCTTGGATTCCATTACCAGATTAAGAGTCATCAAGTACGTTCTCTTTGAACGTACTTGATGGATGGCGAATGTTTAACTCAATGACAAGTAGTAGCTTTTGCGTCAGCGAGGCTGGGTGCTCTTCGAAACCCAGTGGTATTTGATACCTGAGCCGCCATTCTGGTTAATTGCGTTGCATAGGCGAGGAACTCTTCTTTCTGGAAATGAAGGGTAATCGATCCATAGGTGAGATGAACACGACTACAGTCACAGACGCTCAGCTTGAGTTGTTGACTTGATGCCATAAGTGTCTCCTGAGTGGTATGAGGTTAATTTGCAAGTGCGTATCAGCAAAGGGTTGGGTTCAGATCCTGTTTGGCAAACATGAAATTGGTGGTAGCAGGATTATCGTTTTGTTCTTGAGCAGGCTGAAACGAAAAATTCTGACATTTTTTCAACATGCCCAAAAGGCGGGTCATGCCATGCCAATTGAACAAATGGCTCCGTCGGTCTCTGATTACTCCCTCTGGGTCAAAGATGAAGGTCTGGCATTGATTAAAGGGAGGTCCACTCCATAAGCCCAGGGCTCGACCTAAACGTTGTGTTGAGTCAATTAACAAGGGGATGGAAAGGATTTTAATTGTGTGGAGGTGCGATCCGCGAAACAAGTGGGCGGGGTGTTGCATACCCAATAAAAGGGCGCCCTGTTTTTGGACGGTTCTGCGAAACTGATTGAGAAACACGGCATCGCAAAATTCAAGTTTGGGAGGGCAACACAATATGCCCCATTGTCCTTCTAAGCTCGCTAGATCCAAATCAATCATATTTCCCTTCAGCAGTGCAGGAACTCTCATGTGTGGCAGGGTGGAATGTCCTATGTTCATGGGGATAGCCTCCATTGTTTGTGTCCTCCGACTAAATTTAGGGTTGGGTGCCCCGGAGGAGGAAAAGAGACCCAACCTTTTTGTGTACTGGGTAGTTCGCTCGCCCTGAAACTTTTTTCGTATGTATGATTGTTTGCGTTCATCGGCATTTTGTCTGGGCTGGATTTCACCGAATGGAAACAGATTGTCGTAATATATAATGATAATGAAAATCATTTATATTTTCAATAAAAAAATTAAAATTACTATTTCAGCTTTTCTCCAAAGGGCAGAAAAGCCATGTATTGGATCTATAAACTAAATGAAGCGATTCTCTTTAAGTCAGAAGGTTTTTTGCGGTGGGGTTCTTCATCTGTTGCTGCAGGATATTTGGCCAGGTGTTTTGCCCGGATGGAAG
This region includes:
- a CDS encoding NAD+ synthase, which gives rise to MMIRLAMVQMNAVVGDLEGNTRTICEWIREAKKAKADVVVFPELAVCGYPPEDLLLMPKFLFDISRMRDRITKVTTGIMAVVGSVIESDRPAQHPLRDHVQNRRKPLNAAWVLVNGQAKRSYAKCKLPNYGVFDEERYFQPGQTSPVYCLGPVRIGINICEDIWFADGPASRQAVYGGAHLVLNINASPYHVGKTQNRERMLAIRAKANNVMVSYTNMVGGQDELVFDGNSLVMDSTGVVLARAKAFKEDLLLTDLQIPSTPKGKLKRTGKASEVDGEDIRVPMIRMGWTPRWPKSGAPGVRRLTPVLGELEEIYRALVLGVQDYVRKNAFSRVLVGISGGIDSALTALIARDALGASNVMGVMMPSPYTSRESRVDARQLGRKLEIEMRHLSITRVFRVLLGVLGKSMQGFQADTTEENLQARIRGTLLMALSNKFGYLVLTTGNKSEMSVGYATLYGDMAGGFAVIKDIPKTKVYELSRWRSEYKGPDFDRVIIPERIQVRAPSAELRPDQTDQDTLPPYPVLDAILQAYVEDNESVGRIVKMGYDSHIVRTVMGMVDRSEYKRRQAPVGIKITSRALGKDRRMPITNRYFSGA
- the glnD gene encoding [protein-PII] uridylyltransferase, which gives rise to MSLPPTGLTEHKDSSLGLHVLQSQREVLRQRLIEGATGSEITQNFSDFMDALLIARFREVIQQGNAGVRAGWQQCCLVAMGGYGRRELAPYSDIDVMILTLGNQSEVAEALSTGVFHRLWDLGFQVGHSVRSIAECLTIAEVDLAVCTSLMESRFLIGSALVFQEFQRKFERRIIKKRAQRFVLDKIHEREREYAKFGETVFMLEPNIKKSKGGLRDLHLLQWVGQARYGAGTIQELSNRGIIAIQDYQVLQEAQEFLWRVRCFLHFEAGRAQDILTFDDQVRLSALWGFVDHPHLLAVEQFMQVYFRHTTGLFDRGRRFLDQAREGSWLDRVRQWWPPPLIEGHFRILENRLTIQTDKLLEVMESPMLLLRLFEISHRQAVPIDSRILNELSQHMGTLPNELFHTKPVSRLFRHILSNPGRIAQILEAMHQASLLEKLVPAFSRVRGLMQFNQYHKYTVDEHSLLAVREAERLQHHQGVIGEVYRNIVDKDILHLALLLHDLGKGRPGDHSEVGQEIAHLTADRLDLSEKERQTLAFLVRHHLQMSHTAFRRDLNDPKTIVTFARLVKTVGMLQKLFILTIADISAVGPEVMTKWKESLLGELYSLTYAELAGDAGPSYAGDGNKNISPEDRDQLIKILKADRSEGHSPEPDWSEWVNAKLQQLPSRYVQSTPVDQMAAYLLAIRSLPVKPTHVEARFNKASGVTEYVLITREQTKPGVFMQVAGVLAAMGLQVLEAQIMTLKDGTVWDVFSVHDSDYEGPPSVERLEEVANEIQEVVEGRQSVHQMIERRRRMAFGRPFPTGRHPTEVHIDHGVSDAFTVIDLFADDKQGLLFVIAKTLVQFGSFNSYGQNRDQVRSGGRCFLCDQFSGRKNSFR
- a CDS encoding PIN/TRAM domain-containing protein, whose amino-acid sequence is MIAPDSAFASFSKSQSLSIHQWMYLLFCLSVGMYGGLGHAPSQWTDALPNIVLWGATGLAVGCLALWLERHLTACHRSTLIGGSIGLIVALAGIGFVLIMGMGTGLLVMSSLTPWIGLPVFLLCPYIGMMVGIHISNILSLTPKAELQRNSSPHGSLIPSNTVQKLLDSSAIIDGRILPLCTTGFLEGPFLVPKSILHELQTLADSAHPSKRIKGKRGLDILSQLQKLPNLDVVIIEDWEPDILAVDHQLIAIAKNREAKIVTNDWNLAKVASVQGVFSLNVNDLTYQLRPLVLPGETIRVFIHKEGQGQEQGIAHLDDGTMVVVDHGATLVGQAVEVVVTRFMQTNTGRMIFSTPQSKNSPMFVNLQPPLKVASGYSRSLGEDLG
- a CDS encoding redoxin domain-containing protein, which translates into the protein MNIGHSTLPHMRVPALLKGNMIDLDLASLEGQWGILCCPPKLEFCDAVFLNQFRRTVQKQGALLLGMQHPAHLFRGSHLHTIKILSIPLLIDSTQRLGRALGLWSGPPFNQCQTFIFDPEGVIRDRRSHLFNWHGMTRLLGMLKKCQNFSFQPAQEQNDNPATTNFMFAKQDLNPTLC